AACAGAGTATTGTCTAGATAATCATTTACTAGTGAAATCTTAAATCTTTTTATTCTTTTCAACGTTTTCAATGGTTTCAGCGTTTCCTATATAATATAACCTGCTTTTGGGTTCATATATTTGTTGTGAAGGCCATAGTCCATGGTGACCTGAAAAGATATAACTAACGAGACAAGCAACAAAAAAGTACTCCAATCCTTTTCCATCAAACATCTCCATTGCTAATAGAAAAGCTGCTATAGGGGTGTTCGCACCACCACTAAAAGTAGCAATTAATCCTAATGCTGCGAGAAATGATATAGGTAAATCTATGAATGTGTGTAAGCTATTTCCTAATGTTGCTCCCATAAAAAATAAAGGGATGGCCTCTCCCCCAACAAAGCCAGTTCCAAGAGTTACCGCCGTAAACACTAGCTTTCCTAGAAAAGCAAAGGGGGGAACGTCTTCTGTGAAAGATTGCTCTAGCATTTGTAAGCCTCGGCCGTTGTAATCTTGTGAACCTATAATTAACGTTAATGCTGCAATGATTAATCCTCCAACAAAGGCTCTTTTCATATGGTTTTTATTAAAAAGCTTCTCAGAGAAATTTTGTATACAATGTCTCAACTGACAGTATAAAACACTTAATAGGCTAAAAATAACAGATATAATAATAACTTTTGTAAATGTAATAAAAGATAGTTCTGGTATATTTTGTATAATAAATTCTTCGTGTTTATGTCCCAAAACTGCTGTCGTCATAAAGTGACCAACAAAGCTTGCCACAAGACAAGGGACGAGTGCTTCAAATTTCATTTTCCCTAAAGCGGTCATTTCCATTCCAAAAACAGCACCTGTTATAGGTGCTCCAAAGGCAGCACCAAAGCCAGCACTTATGCCGCTCATGATCAAAATTTTTGTGTCGAGTAGGTTTACTTTAAAGAGCCTGTTTACTGCTTCAGCTACACTTCCCCCCATTTGGACAGCTGCACCTTCTCTTCCTGTAGAACCGCCGAAAAAGACTGTTAGAAAGGTTCCAAAATAGACAATAGGACCCATTCTTATTGGAATTTTCTTTTTCCCATGAACTGTGTCTATTACTAAATTATTTAGTTCAGCCGTGTCATTTAAAATATTATTTGAAAATACCTTGCCGTAATTCATATATATGTATCCCAAGAGAATTCCTACAAGAGGAAGAAGACCTATAAGCCATCCATTTTTTTCTCGCACATCCCCTAGGTAATCGTTTGTCTCTAAAAGGAAAGTCGTTGTAGAACCGACTACTATACCAATTACGCTTCCTAAAATAACCCATTTACCAAGAACTGAAAAAAAGTTTTTGTACTTTCGTTTTATATCCATATAGTAGTTCCCCTCATTTCAAAGGTTCGATATATATATTGCTAAAAATATTTATAAATATTCATGGGTTGTCCCATTTTCTTGACTAGATAAATAAAACAACAACCACACTAAGTTTTTCAAGCTATACGAAAGAATTAAAATATGGCTGCTTAATATAAAGATTTAATGAAAGGATTGGGATTTTTAATGGATTTTTGAAAAAATAAGGACGATGGGCTTGATTCTTTTTACCTTTACTCATAGAATGTTTAGTTAGGTTTTAAAAAATCCAACTGGAATTGGAGAGCGGAAATAACAAAAAGAGGTAAAGGAAGTGGTTGCCAAATTGT
This DNA window, taken from Alteribacillus bidgolensis, encodes the following:
- a CDS encoding voltage-gated chloride channel family protein — encoded protein: MDIKRKYKNFFSVLGKWVILGSVIGIVVGSTTTFLLETNDYLGDVREKNGWLIGLLPLVGILLGYIYMNYGKVFSNNILNDTAELNNLVIDTVHGKKKIPIRMGPIVYFGTFLTVFFGGSTGREGAAVQMGGSVAEAVNRLFKVNLLDTKILIMSGISAGFGAAFGAPITGAVFGMEMTALGKMKFEALVPCLVASFVGHFMTTAVLGHKHEEFIIQNIPELSFITFTKVIIISVIFSLLSVLYCQLRHCIQNFSEKLFNKNHMKRAFVGGLIIAALTLIIGSQDYNGRGLQMLEQSFTEDVPPFAFLGKLVFTAVTLGTGFVGGEAIPLFFMGATLGNSLHTFIDLPISFLAALGLIATFSGGANTPIAAFLLAMEMFDGKGLEYFFVACLVSYIFSGHHGLWPSQQIYEPKSRLYYIGNAETIENVEKNKKI